The Choristoneura fumiferana chromosome Z, NRCan_CFum_1, whole genome shotgun sequence DNA window tgcaatcttttcaactttttaatttgtcactgacCATAAATTATGCACttagccttctgatatgtaaggaataatgtagatttttacggtcatttttgagaaaaattaattactacattttattttaccactttgtcggcatacttttcTACATATACCTTCTTACTATTcaagcaaaattacagctttgtagcGCTAATAGAGccaagccgcggatggacggacaggcagacatggtgaaagtaggtacttaggtatatacatataagggttccgttttgccattttagcaacggaaccctaaaaaaatgcttttgataaagtattaaagtaggtatatcagtttattttaatttcgtaaaatttataaataggtacattaatttacGAAACTCTGATGAATTTCAATTGCTtgtataaagtttttatttttgatagagTAACTGCAAAGtgcaaatatttattcattttacaTGTCCTAATAGAAATATAACTTTTTGAAATAATTGCTTAGCTTACTTATTATGAGTTATGGCTCTACCAATAATAGCCCCTACCAATTACTATTCTGCGCACCTacctaaaacaataatatactcgagtccagaattaggcgaaccaaTTTGACAGTTCATTGCTCATTGCAgacaaatgttgccacagtttcaccagtgctgtaatatcgatattaaaatataacttactatcgatataaaaaaaagttaataagtacgaaataataataaaataaatcttttatttgaaagatttgTTAAAAACCTGTTGAACATCGGTAAGGTCGTCGttcgccattttgttttgttgacgttTCATTCATTCGATTGAACTGACATTGGTTTGCTGGGTCATGCCATCGGTCTCCCgttattgtgatttttttctaatgtcgttgatttatttttaattgtgttatccTTTATGTCGTTTTGGGCCTAAAGCTATGGAAATAAATCCCAAAAGTggtaaacattttcattccgcgtctACACGAGGTTATATCGACATATTTGTATTGACATATTCCTAtgactatatattttttgctatgtctggtaacattttcagctgtcaatctagttcgccttactctggactcgagtataggTAGTTGGTATAAGTATCTACCTCTAAATAGGTACGTTCGCTTCCATTGCCAACAATAAATTGTGCGTAACACTAATAATTGCGCAATATTAATCGAACGACACATCGCAATCAGCTTTAATGACGTTCGACCTTAAGCAGTGCCATCGCTTTCTATCGTACCGTGTTCCCTCCACCGAGCTGTCCAgtatgcttagtgtattttcccgttcacaaaatacgtctcgatcgcgttcgcgttaaataaaatctcaatttgtatggaaacacggacagtgcctctagcggaaagtttgtgcaacaacttttgtgagtgtaggtttgctagttgctacgtaaactattttgtccgcgtatcgtaacgaaaacgggtgacgacgccgcaccgtggatatgtggcggctacgtatcctCGATGTCCTCGAtagaacgctcgatttacgtcttcgaatagtaaacgaatgttttgtgaaaacgccacactagaggcacagCAGGGGCCGAGCACGTCGCCCAGTCGCCCGGCCTCGCATCACGAGTCACGAGCGCCGACCTCCCGCCTGCTATGACTAACTACGACTTCGTCAAGGAACTTTGAAGGTCGTCCAATCTTTTACAacaaacttttgaaaaattccAATCGGATTAGTATTTTTTACCCCGTCAATATTATACTCATGCTCGAAAGAAGTTCAACACTTTTAGTACTTTGTCGCAGTAAACCACCTCAAAACTAGAAAGTTCAGTAACTAGTCAAAATACGTACTGAAATTGATAAGGTGTgcttttatacttttttttatcaataaaaaataatttggaatatttttggaTTGGAACTttcattgtctttttttattttatcgattGTTAAAGTTTGTTAAAGTTTTGTAAGAGTGAACACATTTTTGAATCCAGTAGATTGGCAGATCCTTAGGGACGGGCTGGAGCTTAAGGCACTATTCATTAGGCACGGCATCACACCACTGTTACCTGATACAGATTTACAACTACAAACTTAACTTTTAGACTAACGGTGCCTAGGTAGGTAGTTATGGTATGGCTATAACCATATATGGACTATCCGGCGTAAGCCAGAAGCCAATAAGGGTGctacattttttataatatttatatttatttctcgTAATACTTACAATAGATTACAACTTATAACTAAATAATTACCGCCGTAATCAGAGGCATTTATTACTGATACTTGAAACGTTAATTCAAATGAATTGAGTTCTAAGTTGTTATTGTGTTGAATAACAATCTTTTTAACTTGCTCCTGCGCATCAGGAGAGGAGGAGCGaggtaaaattttcattcaTATAGACTTTCGCAAGTTAATGCCTGAATCTATCAATTTGCTATCAACGTTGACCATGACTGAATTAGTTCATTGTAATGAACATTtctgaagtaggtaggtaagctaaaatgcaagaaaaatattcattaaaatatatgGTACCACTATGAAAAGTTTGTGGTGACATTCGGcagaaccctgtcgcagtcaGCGTTTGCCTCACTTATCAGAAAAAACTTAATAAGGGCAGCAAGgtctccctgcgacagggttttACCGAGTGTCActtacgaacttgtcaaggtagttgttattaataattatattctgTAATTCTGTGATTGAATCAAGTTAAAGATTATTTGATACAAACTTTAACGCTGTATCTAAAATAGTTTCACTTGtaactaaaaataatgtaggtaaaaaaaatcttgcaacTATAGTTGCAACTCGATTTTTACCCGCTTCCAGTGTCCGATTGGCTTGtaatttggtaagtagatgtagaGCTAGCTCCAACATAAACGTAACAATAGCTAAAGcgaatacaaatacaatagaAATGGTTTTTAAAACATGACAAAATGAAACAAGTTAAGTACCGTAGGTGTCATCTGTTGGCGACCGTGAAAGTGCTTCGAGACCAAAAACATGGAGCTAACAATTACTATTCGTACCTAGGAGCCAACACAGGAACACGAACGTTTATTCTTCTTTCTTATTCGCGCCAAGAGGGCGTAGGAAGAGCAAGAAAACACAAGAACAAGTTCGATTCACCGATAAATAAATGGATCATGTAAGTGTATGTATACATGTATAGGATACTCGTTTGTTCGTTAGGTCTAAATGCACGATTGGAAACCGACTAACAAAAGGCCAATCTGATGAGTAGGAGACGCCGTAGGAGATCAGTCCTATCCGTTAGAATGtgcctaataaatattttattattataacgaacgataggtacataataaatatgtatttccaCTCTCGATTCTTTTCCTTTAATAAAAGTTTGCCGAAGTCTATCTGCACACCCTTGCTGATTAGACATGACATGAGCCTAAAAGTTTACCTTTTCTTCATTCATATACTCGAAGGTATATTTCTTCATTAATTTTGACAGTATATATTATATGGGTACAAGTTTtgtaatttctaaaaaaaaatattctgtgtAGTGTATTTCACACCGTTGCCTCCTACCTGACCAATATTTTTCGATCGTTTGCGTTTTCTATGCTTTGTGAGAAATTGTACCTAATGAATCACTTATAATACTTTGCATTTGCTTGTCTGGGCCCATCAGGCGATTTATAGAGATCTCCGGGCCCATCTGTACTGGGTCCTATGCATAGAGTGTATTATGCTCTCAAAACTAAGGTTCGAATTTGGAGGcacatattataaatgtcaagACCCCAAGGTCAGCTACCACACAAAAGTCGAGATGGAAATTATACGTAGTATACGTATGCATTATGTGTTAACGGCCGACACTGCTTCCTGCTGCAAGAGGAGAGGCGCAGGCGAGGGCCAGCAGCCGGCGCGGCGGCTAATCGACGATCCAGTCGTCGTAGGGGATGTGGTCGAGGATGCGCGCCAGAAATCGGGACATCTTGTCGGCCAGGTCGCGTTTCAGCTCCGGCTTCATTTCCTTCAGCAACTCCTGCGCGTTCGTGTTGATGAAAAGGTTCAACGCAGcctctgtcaaataaaattattttatagctATGCTCGATGATCCATAGAAGGAATAGATCCAATGGATGGAAGGAATCCAATGAAGTAATGTTTTGGAACATTTTGATAACAGCCTTTATTACCGAAAGGACCGTTCCctcaaagttaaattttgcattCAATGTGCATTTTGGTTTGTGCACAGTGCGGtctaataattattgttttataaatatataaataatataaataattgttttatctagatattaataaaatatgtccACGAGTACGAATGCCTATTTGCGTATGTATAGTaaagtatttttctcaaacatgctatgcaATGTTTATGTACAGTTTAGTAGTCCTGTACCTACACTTGCAGTTGTAGTGAGATGCAGGTTTCAGGAGCGCGGAGAAAGATATCTTGATTTGAAGTAAGATAGTTTATTAAGTTTAAGATATAATGATAAAAGTTAGCTGTTTCTTTCTCTTGATGTTTGTTATACAACAGTTAGTTACTCACTCGAGTGTTTTTTCATTACCCTCATATTAAGTTATTTGTTGCCGCGTAAGTAGGTGGCGAGTAAGCATAATAAAAATGTACGGTGGTGAGACCGTAcagtttatgttgtgttccttaaaacaggcttcaaaatatactgttgcaggcctaggcctgcaagacaacagtattttgtttcaatgcaaaacgtcaaatatccacgataaaggccattatagataggtacatgacttgaaattaataatttgtatttctatggttaatttatcagttactaaataaattcacaggactatgaatattctatatgtaaatacatatttaaatattgccaacgcgttttacgtcaaattacaattaaatttacataatagagtatagctgattaaatgggctgcagttcgtgtatatgATCCTAAAAGTCGAACAgctaatactataaaaaaagttttggcgggaaaatttacaagtgtcaatgtcttttttttattggacttgggctttagccattttgcaagtaagtGCCATTGTCATTACtaaagtttcgtttagaaacgtgatacGTGATTTTGTGatacgtgattttttatttttgcagtccgttatatctacatgttatatttttttttgattatttcaacgttttaaaaattaacgttagaattaaataaacacttatTGTTAGAAACCTCTACGGTGCTCTGCGATGACATCTAAttgaactttgtatttttttaccgttCTGTGTCACTCTAAAATAAATGGTGAATCGTAAACATTGGTTTTCCTCTGTATTAggattttcttatggtttttaTCAACTTATATAGATGGtatttataatttgagtctggtacaattttagttgtcttatgaataaaacattgatttctaggagtttttatttattttagtgcatgtttgagaaaatcacTATAAAAGCCTCGGCGTTAAAGAACACGCCGAGGCTTGTTTACCTATCCGGCCTCGCTTCGTTCGGCCgtctatacctacatacatactcggcctgcaagcctttctttcccggcctctgcagtaatgtactatactTACGCAGTACTGCATTTCCGTTCTGTAAGTTTTCGACACCCATTTGTATGTCCTTGACGGAGAAGTCGAGCTTGAGCTGCTGCAGCCGCAGGTAGGTGCGGCCGTCGCGCTCATATGGCGCCCCACGGAAGTACACCTTCGCCTTCACGCCGTCTGTACCACACAACACTTTCACTCGCCATAAACAAGTAGTTCCATTTCCCACAGAATCATGCAGTAACGATGTGTTTGTTTGTGGGTGTCTGTACATGGAGGATGGTgcgtttattaatattaattaacagCTCTCAGCTCAGCTCTCTGTCTCGTGGAAATTTATAGAAAATCCTCCtaatcttaatcttaatctCCTAGTCTTATTATTGTTAGTGCACTTCTACTATCTTTAAAAACATGTgtgctaaattattatttagctCTAGTGGTCTAGTCTAGGCTGTGTCTTGTCTGTCAGTCAGAAGTCAAGTTACTCATTTATAAGTATACTCTGGTATACTATagatttttctcaaacatgacatgaaatattgacgttgtgctacaagtaataggccgggaagtatcgcgctgcaggcgctgcggttcgcctgccggcgcgcggtcgctctagcggcctgcaaagagatttcatacaaatttcccgcCCTCGGCTGGccatgcgaccgtcttttgtttcaacgcgagctgcggtacggcgcgcgcccgccgccagcaccaccgcctgcagccgccgcgccagcagccacacaacacggcgaccagactagcgtcccgccagcttcatttcttgtttgtttttattttgtttcatgtcatgtttgagtaaagcactatacaagcctcggccggaacgcggggttgccggcctcgcatccctatccggccaccccctacttcccggcctcttcagtaatgtactattcatGCCGCAGGTACTTACTCGGCCTCAGCTTGTACCTGGCCAGTGCCTAGTATATCATGAGTCAGGCGATGTTGATTTCGTTGTGAGGTGtgtatactcgtaagtatacTGACCGTATTCGCCCCAGTAGTCGCCGCCGCCGGAGGCGCGCACAAGCAACAACACGCCTGAGGAGCGGTACCGCGCACGCGCACTGATGTGCGGCCCGAAAAGCGTCAGCTGGAACTGGTGGCTCTCCAGGTCCGACCTGCGTATGAGTTGCTCGTCATAACAAGTTGTTCAGGTTATTGGGTTTTCATCATTtatataaaatcacattaaacaTAAACAATGTGCTCACCTGACGTTTGTGATGGTCATGTTGGATACCCCGGTGGCGTGGATGTCTTTGAAGGTAGCTCGGTAGCCGTCCGGGCCACCACCCAGCGCGATAGACAGCTCGTCAATTACGATCGGCTCCGCCTGAAATCGAACGGCAACCGAAAGTTATTTTTGGAATTTGATTTCACATCCACGATTCAGATTTGAACAAcactgtacctactcgtatacctaTTCAACAGTTAACTGTAACTTTTTACTCCACAAAGGGAAAGGAAACCGTTATTTTTCACTCTCGCATAAAATACGTATCTAGGCAGTTAATCCTaaaatataataggtatttGATCAGTATGATCTATCACTGTACCTTTAACTTTTCTCCGTCTGAATCCATGATTTCAGTGTAAATTCAATTACTTGAAATGACCGTTCGTATATAGAACAATCAATATGTGCGCTAGTCCGTATAGACTATAG harbors:
- the Jhbp2 gene encoding juvenile hormone binding protein 2 — protein: MERLRVALVIAAVVAVGASDTNMFGGRCSRQDPNVDACLLRSFNSLAEYLKGGAPELGIEEAEPIVIDELSIALGGGPDGYRATFKDIHATGVSNMTITNVRSDLESHQFQLTLFGPHISARARYRSSGVLLLVRASGGGDYWGEYDGVKAKVYFRGAPYERDGRTYLRLQQLKLDFSVKDIQMGVENLQNGNAVLQAALNLFINTNAQELLKEMKPELKRDLADKMSRFLARILDHIPYDDWIVD